The stretch of DNA ATTCATCGCGTCGCCGAGCCCGAGGTTCAGGCCCTGGCCGCCCAACGGGGAATGGATGTGCGCAGCGTCACCCGCAAGCAGCACCCTGCCCTTGCGGTAAGCCGTCGCCTGGTAGGCGCGATCCGTCCAGGTGGTGGCAAGCTCAAGGCCCGTCACCGTGACATCGGCGCCGGAAATATGCCGCAACACCGATTGCACATGCTCGGGCGTGATCGGTTGCGTTCGGTGAAACGCGCCCCCATCGAAATCGACCATCGCGATGGTGCCGGGCTTTTGGTAGGTATACATGCCTGTCGGCGTGTAATGGCGGCCTGGGACGAGCTTCTCCGGATCGGCCATCTCGACTTGAACGGAATAGCCGGTGAACTCGGGATCGGTGCCAACGAATTCAAACCCGCCTGCCCTGCGCACGGTGCTGCGCCCGCCGTCACAACCGATGAGCCATCGTCCGAGAAAGATCTCGCCACCCGCGCGAACGGTCACGCCTCCGCCCGACTGATCGAAGCCATCGACACCGAGCCCGCGCCGGGTCTCGACACCCATCGCGCTTGCGCGGGCGGCCAGGACGAATTCGAGATGCTCCATCTCGACCGCCATGCTGGTGCCGGCCGGACCTGGCAGGCGATAGGGCCACGTCGAGGTGTCGATGGTGTCGTGAAAGAACTGAATGCCGGCGAAATGGCCGCCCGGGCGACGCGGCTGCTGCATCCAATGCGCTGAAGTCCATTGATCTTTTTCGCGTTGCGGAGCCATGATGTCATCCAGCAGCCCGCGACGATAGAAGGCTTCGATGGTCGGCGCGGAAAGGCCGCGCATGCCGAACGGCAGCCGCTTCAACGGCGAATGCGGGTCTTCGGCCTGCTCCAGCACCAACACCGAGAGGCCGGCCAGCCGCAGCTCGCAGGCCAGAAACAGACCGACCGGGCCTGCACCTGAAATCACAACATCATGAATCACAAGAAAATCGGGCATGAACTACTCCTTTATGGTCGTTCGACCGGAGCAGTTCGTCGTTTCGAGAACCACGCGGACGAACAATGAGACGCTTGAACAGCGTCCGTTGTTCGTCGTGGAGAACTCATGCACGAGGCAAGGAACAGAGCTTTCGTTTCCGAAAGGACTTGGGCCAACCACACCAAGTCATGCCTTTTCCGACATCGGCAACATAGCCGCCGGGCGATCGATCGGCAACAGAAGATATGCTCTTCTGAAGGTCTGACCTGACGGAGAAGCCCTTACGGCGGGGGAATGCCGCTTATGCCAGGTCTGACGTGAGGGAGATGCGCTGATCTGCCAGTCGGCCGATTTCATCACAGCAGCCCGGCAGAGCAGACGCTCTCCCGATTTGCCGTGTGAGACATCGGCGAACGCTGGCCTACGGCGCCGCACCAAAGAAGGCCAGCCGCGTGAAGATCGTGTAGTCCGCTTCCGATACCATCAGCGCCACGAAAACCAGCACCAGCAGCGGCGGCAGCAGGATGGCGTAGACGAGCGCCAGCCGTTCCCAGGCCATATGCATGAAGACGGCAACGATCAGCCCGGCCTTCAGCATCATGAACACGAGGATCAGCGTCCACCTCAAGTAGCTCTGGACGCCGAGATAATCGACCATGTAGGACGCCGCGCTGAGCACGAAGAGCAGGCCCCAGACGAGGAAATAGAGCCGGAGCGGATGCTGCTGTCCGGTGTGTGCTTGTACATGCACCGTTTGGGTTTGTGCGTGCGCTGCTGTCTCGCTCATGACGACCTCACCACAGATAAAAAAACGCGAAGATGAAGACCCAGACCAGGTCGACGAAGTGCCAGTAGAGGCCCATGATCTCGACGGCTTCGTAGCGGCCTTTCCGGCTGGTGAAGAAGCCGCGCCGTTCCTCATCGAAATCGCCCCGCCAGACCTTGCGGGCGACGATGAGGAGGAAGATGACGCCGATCGTCACGTGAGTGCCGTGAAAGCCTGTGATCATGAAGAAGGTCGATCCGAACTGTGCCGCCCCCCACGGGTTCTCCCAGGGGCGCACACCTTCGGTGATCAGCTTCGTCCATTCGAAGGCCTGCATGCCGACGAAACATGCCCCGAGAACCGCCGTCAGCAGCATCAGGATCGCAGTCGTGCGGCGGTCGCGGCGATAGCCGAAATTGACCGCCATCGCCATGGTGCCGCTGCTCGAGATCAGCACGAAAGTCATAATCGCGATCAGGATCAGCGGCACGTCCTGGCCGCCGATATGGAGCGCGAAGACCTCGCTCGGATTGGGCCATGGAACGGGCGTCGACATGCGGGCGGTCATATAGGCGATCAGGAAACAGCCGAAGACGAAGGTGTCGCTGAGCAGGAAGATCCACATCATCGCCTTGCCCCAGGAGGCGGTCTTGAAGGCCCGCTGATCGGAGCTGAAATCGGACGCGACACCGCGCAGACCGGCCGGCCTGAGGTCTGCCCCGCCATGTGTCTCGATAGTCTGTGCCATCTGCAAACCCCTTAGTTCAGTAGTGTGCGGCAGAGATCGACGAAATCATTCGCCCAGCCGGCAAAGAGCGCAAAGAGCAAGAGCCAGACGGCGAGCATGAAATGCGAATAGATGGCGGAAAGATCGACGCTGAGGCGCAGCCTCTCCGGCGCGACGTCGGTTGAAAATGCTCTGACCGTCGTGTGCGCGAGCACGGCAAGCCCGCCGAGGATATGCAGCCCGTGCAGGCCGGTCAGCATGTAGAAGAAGCTGTTGGCGGGATTGTCGACTAGCACGTAGCCGGCCGCCACCAGCTCCCGCCATGCCTGGACCTGTCCGACGAGAAAAGCGACGGCAAGGACAAACGCGGCGGCAAGCGCCGGCCGCAGGTTTTCCATGCGGCCCTGCCCCGCTTCTCGTTTCGCCCATTGCAGCGAGGCACTGCTCAAGGCAAGTGCCGCGGTGTTCACCCAGAGCAGCCGGGGAACCGGCATCGCCCACCAGTCGGCGGACGCCGCACGCATGAAATAGGCGCTGACGGCAAGGCTGAAGAGCGCGCCAACGACGCCGAGAAACACGAAGAGGCCGATCTTCACCGCCGGCATCGGCCGCCGCTCAGTGCTGTGATGATCCGGCAGTTGCACCGATCCAGTTTCCAGCCAGGGCTTCGAGGTCAGCCGCTGCCCGGAAAGCCACCAGATGATGATGGCGCCGATTGCAGCAAGGAAGACCAGGATGACGTTCATGCGTGGACCTCCCGGGTGACGCCGTCGCTTGACGGCACATTCTGCGGGATGAAATCCTCAGCCGCCCCCGGCACGCTGTAGTCATAGGCCCAGCGGTAGACGACCGGCAGATCCTTGCCCCAGTTACCGTGGGCCGGCGGCGTCTGCGGCGTCTGCCATTCGAGCGTCGTTGCCCGCCACGGATTGCCGCCGGCCTCCCTGCCCCGGAAAAGGCTCCAGACGAGATTGAACAGGAAGACCATCTGCCCGGCTCCGACAACAAGCGCCATGACGGTGATGAAAATGTTCAGCGTGTGGGCCGAAGGCGGAACGAAAGCCGTCTCTCCCATCTCGAAGTAACGGCGCGGCACCCCGAGCAGACCGAGATAATGCATCGGAAAGAAGATCGCATAGGTGCCGAGGAAAGTGATCCAGAAGTGGATATGGCCGAGCATGTCGTCGAGCATGCGTCCCGTCACCTTCGGATACCAGTGATAGATCGCCCCGAAGATGACAAGGATCGGCGCCACACCCATGACCATGTGGAAATGCGCGACGACGAACATCGTATCCGACAGCGGCACGTCGACGACGACGTTGCCGAGGAAGAGGCCGGTCAGACCGCCATTGACGAAGGTGACGATAAAGGCGAGCGCAAAGAGCATCGGCAGCGTCAGGTGGATATCGCCGCGCCACAGCGTCAGCACCCAGTTATAGACCTTGATCGCCGTGGGCACAGCGATGATCAGCGTCGTGGTGGCGAAGAAGAAGCCAAAGGCCGGGTTCATGCCGCTGACATACATGTGGTGCGCCCAGACGACGAAGCTGAGCGCGCCGATGATGACGATCGCCCAGACCATCATCCGGTAGCCGAAGATGTTCTTGCGCGCATGCGTGCTGATCAGATCCGAAACGATGCCGAAGGCAGGCAGTGCTACGATATAGACCTCGGGATGCCCGAAAAACCAGAACAGGTGCTGGAACAGGATCGGGCTACCGCCGCCGTGCTGGAGTTGCGTGCCCATTTCGACGATGGCGGGCATGAAGAAGCTGGTGCCGAGCACGCGGTCGAACATCATCATGACGCAGGCGACGAAGAGCGCGGGAAAGGCGAGCAGCGCCATCACGGTCGCGGTGAAGATGCCCCAGACGGTAAGCGGCATCCGCATTAGCGTCATGCCGCGCGCGCGTCCCTGCAGCACCGTCACCACATAGTTCAGCCCGCCCATGGTGAAGCCGATGATGAAGACGATCAGCGACGAAAGCATCAGCAGGATGCCCCAGTCCTTGCCGCCTGGTGTGCCTGACAGAACCGATTGCGGCGGATAAAGCGTCCAGCCCGCCCCCGTCGGGCCGCCGGGGGCGAAGAAGCCCGCAGCGAGGATCAGCACCGCGAGCAGATAGATCCAGTAGCTCAGCATGTTGGCGTAGGGAAACACCATATCGCGCGCGCCGACCATCAGCGGAATGAGGTAATTGCCGAAGCCGCCGAGGAAGAGCGCGGTCAGTAGATAGATCACCATGATCATGCCGTGCATGGTGATGAACTGGTAATAGTGATCGGCATCGATGAAGGCGAAATAGCCGGGAAAGGCGAGCTGAATCCGCATCAGCCAGGAGAGCACCAGCGCCACCAGGCCGATTGCGATCGCCGTCAGCGAATATTGCACGGCGATGATCTTGGCATCCTGGCTGAACACATATTTGGTCCACCAGCTGTGTGGATGATAAAGCTCGACATCCTCGACTTCGGCAGAGGGGATGGCGCCTGCGCTGTCGGATGGAATCTCGACCATGATCTCTCTTCCCTTCCCGCCGGTCCTTGAACCGGCACGCGGCCTCCGGCCGGTTCAGTTTGCCGGCGGTAGCTCTCCCGATGACGCCGTCAACTGGGTGAATGTCTGCTGCTGCCCGAGCCAGGTCTGGTAGTCCGCATCCTCGTCAACGACGACGGTGCCGCGCATTTGCGGATGGCCGACGCCGCAGAGTTCGGCGCAGAGAATCTCGAAGGTCCCTGTCCGCGTCGGCGTGAACCAGAAATAGGTGATCATGCCGGGGATCATGTCCATCTTGGCGCGGAATTCCGGCACGTAGAAATCGTGGAGCACATCGACCGAGCGCAGCAATATGTGGACCGGCTTGCCGATCGGCAGATGCAGCTCGCCGCCCTCGATGATGACGTCGTCGAGGCCGCTTGCGTCGTTTTTATCAAGGCCGAGC from Rhizobium leguminosarum bv. trifolii WSM1325 encodes:
- a CDS encoding cytochrome c oxidase, subunit I (KEGG: rec:RHECIAT_CH0002745 cytochrome c oxidase protein, subunit I~TIGRFAM: cytochrome c oxidase, subunit I~PFAM: cytochrome c oxidase subunit I); its protein translation is MVEIPSDSAGAIPSAEVEDVELYHPHSWWTKYVFSQDAKIIAVQYSLTAIAIGLVALVLSWLMRIQLAFPGYFAFIDADHYYQFITMHGMIMVIYLLTALFLGGFGNYLIPLMVGARDMVFPYANMLSYWIYLLAVLILAAGFFAPGGPTGAGWTLYPPQSVLSGTPGGKDWGILLMLSSLIVFIIGFTMGGLNYVVTVLQGRARGMTLMRMPLTVWGIFTATVMALLAFPALFVACVMMMFDRVLGTSFFMPAIVEMGTQLQHGGGSPILFQHLFWFFGHPEVYIVALPAFGIVSDLISTHARKNIFGYRMMVWAIVIIGALSFVVWAHHMYVSGMNPAFGFFFATTTLIIAVPTAIKVYNWVLTLWRGDIHLTLPMLFALAFIVTFVNGGLTGLFLGNVVVDVPLSDTMFVVAHFHMVMGVAPILVIFGAIYHWYPKVTGRMLDDMLGHIHFWITFLGTYAIFFPMHYLGLLGVPRRYFEMGETAFVPPSAHTLNIFITVMALVVGAGQMVFLFNLVWSLFRGREAGGNPWRATTLEWQTPQTPPAHGNWGKDLPVVYRWAYDYSVPGAAEDFIPQNVPSSDGVTREVHA
- a CDS encoding conserved hypothetical conserved membrane protein (KEGG: rec:RHECIAT_CH0002742 hypothetical conserved membrane protein) produces the protein MSETAAHAQTQTVHVQAHTGQQHPLRLYFLVWGLLFVLSAASYMVDYLGVQSYLRWTLILVFMMLKAGLIVAVFMHMAWERLALVYAILLPPLLVLVFVALMVSEADYTIFTRLAFFGAAP
- a CDS encoding cytochrome c oxidase subunit III (PFAM: cytochrome c oxidase subunit III~KEGG: rec:RHECIAT_CH0002744 cytochrome c oxidase protein, subunit III), whose amino-acid sequence is MNVILVFLAAIGAIIIWWLSGQRLTSKPWLETGSVQLPDHHSTERRPMPAVKIGLFVFLGVVGALFSLAVSAYFMRAASADWWAMPVPRLLWVNTAALALSSASLQWAKREAGQGRMENLRPALAAAFVLAVAFLVGQVQAWRELVAAGYVLVDNPANSFFYMLTGLHGLHILGGLAVLAHTTVRAFSTDVAPERLRLSVDLSAIYSHFMLAVWLLLFALFAGWANDFVDLCRTLLN
- a CDS encoding monooxygenase FAD-binding (PFAM: monooxygenase FAD-binding; FAD dependent oxidoreductase~KEGG: oxygenase (tetracycline 6-hydroxylase) protein); amino-acid sequence: MPDFLVIHDVVISGAGPVGLFLACELRLAGLSVLVLEQAEDPHSPLKRLPFGMRGLSAPTIEAFYRRGLLDDIMAPQREKDQWTSAHWMQQPRRPGGHFAGIQFFHDTIDTSTWPYRLPGPAGTSMAVEMEHLEFVLAARASAMGVETRRGLGVDGFDQSGGGVTVRAGGEIFLGRWLIGCDGGRSTVRRAGGFEFVGTDPEFTGYSVQVEMADPEKLVPGRHYTPTGMYTYQKPGTIAMVDFDGGAFHRTQPITPEHVQSVLRHISGADVTVTGLELATTWTDRAYQATAYRKGRVLLAGDAAHIHSPLGGQGLNLGLGDAMNLGWKLAATIRGDAPEGLLDSYFCERHPVGAQILDWSRAQVALMRPSRSSRALEAIIRDLIDTRDGATYFAERVWGVSLCYDLGGSHPLVGRSAPDFELADGTKLGDHFRQGKGLLLDFDAGAPLQALASRWNVITYVASDARDRLGLSALLVRPDGFVAWAGEAVPDNEEAAQAASRWFGKA
- a CDS encoding cytochrome c oxidase subunit III (PFAM: cytochrome c oxidase subunit III~KEGG: rec:RHECIAT_CH0002743 cytochrome c oxidase protein, subunit III), whose protein sequence is MAQTIETHGGADLRPAGLRGVASDFSSDQRAFKTASWGKAMMWIFLLSDTFVFGCFLIAYMTARMSTPVPWPNPSEVFALHIGGQDVPLILIAIMTFVLISSSGTMAMAVNFGYRRDRRTTAILMLLTAVLGACFVGMQAFEWTKLITEGVRPWENPWGAAQFGSTFFMITGFHGTHVTIGVIFLLIVARKVWRGDFDEERRGFFTSRKGRYEAVEIMGLYWHFVDLVWVFIFAFFYLW